One stretch of Acropora muricata isolate sample 2 chromosome 12, ASM3666990v1, whole genome shotgun sequence DNA includes these proteins:
- the LOC136891954 gene encoding uncharacterized protein isoform X3, with product MPDSEMKLPGSSQPRRRRRKEKLPSIDTLISQSKAFLKNKRKARHLEFSTDPVSGHRSCKGTYSAEKRQKQGFESTTSVNLSSAHHQLEADYDGDLCCESPTVSSSDKNIDDLTTILMEAKDILSSQGDSVTKRTQNWAERANILNESWAESRAGLYKTILKTFAVKEGMTCMQCLKEPAVIRCNECFSVKYLCGSCDQHLHELLPFHDRDAVVNERYQPIPPTLSKNSCGEWITIGRQLPYAEISCPVCDSICKRLTNQHGQHCIVVSARDLFIHWDILQKQTPGISERSFLKSLELFSKQKGRVGTVNVTAFATCFREWKYCQFELDKERQINWMECPACSDKQHSVHVDGNMKLYRFKSAGVSKRECYYGEIFVASNAKVDSHIHKVYQGVKHNKEIQQKMCGDSSWHAAGNTIKKKKNLCETGLEIAGCRHAVAQHAVNMMYGEVYGYAHYMQLNYFLPKNVQFFWYDVVCKYWPWIGKHNKEVTEKMKPALSVMHAKAHAWYCQVLWGGRWQVGAGATTGEEVEQINSHFSRLGSSTKHMLPEAREELLTEHALQWNRRKVERLPQSLAKRYKKIQFELKKLQSDLDEELKTLNLRPNDVNFEVWKNVILTVAKEEEAARTRKECISSAEQTYLCHLVSLESLSPKQQLHFELAEQLYGKKVKELSGKSCADFEAGELVLQEKAVKNLWKKMEHCHFSITQLSMNMGKLADSSKQRTRLRSKISSERADLERTISIHNRLEIGHPIRLEDIESGDFPWKKDSADRVPIRKKRLLIDKAMDVERHKEELKILRQEMMVFMKFYKDKMLPSLEMQQTNLITLSKEDRSRSIERKVDIGSKRYFSVSVEQQVIQGKMALVAEGIAFVMKQITAGIVAFAPVLNCDLTAFREVLLTQQPSEVESDDEEMDANDVDEEGYECNGDEDHDLCSDGRPQSPDIVIDAMEKLTVDCMEPVLAEELLPGVFCWRLPSTISQGTYKGRNGSNACSLISLLIGHIFCKTKTQLPTKQSALPDDIIAVVCCSMELGNRVYDLCRDNLPSRFLSVQEAASVLETWLSCTVRNVLPVRLQDPHEKSTMSGQLKLAMASHDSSTSFLIINEKTSFFLTTSNEQVMYIDTHSHPSCGAVVVLSTLQQLSNFCRAIWDLEGYNEKTFGNLAFVDFSL from the exons ATGCCAG ATTCTGAAATGAAACTGCCTGGCTCGTCGCAACCTCGACGAAGGCGTCGGAAAGAGAAGCTTCCCTCGATCGACACTCTCATCAGCCAGAGTAAAGCATTTTTAAAGAATAAAAGAAAAGCCAGGCACCTAGAATTCAGCACAGATCCTGTCTCTGGACACAGGAGCTGCAAGGGCACCTATTCGGCCGAAAAGAGACAAAAGCAAGGCTTTGAAAGTACTACCAGTGTGAATCTGTCAAGTGCTCATCATCAATTAG AGGCAGACTATGACGGAGATCTTTGCTGTGAATCCCCGACTGTGTCTTCATCAGATAAAA ATATTGACGATCTAACAACTATTTTGATGGAGGCAAAGGATATTTTGTCATCACAGGGAGACAGTGTGACAAAAAGAACTCAAAATTGGGCAGAAAGAGCAAACATTCTTAATGAAAGTTGGGCAGAGTCACGTGCTGGCCTTTataaaaccattttgaaaacgtttgCTGTTAAAGAAGGCATGACATGCATGCAGTGCCTTAAGGAACCAGCAGTAATAAGATGCAATGAGTGCTTTAGTGTGAAATACTTGTGTGGATCTTGTGACCAACATCTTCATGAGCTTCTTCCATTTCATGACAGAGATGCTGTAGTCAATGAACGCTATCAACCTATTCCACCCACCTTGTCAAAGAATAGTTGTGGGGAATGGATTACAATTG GTAGGCAGCTGCCATATGCTGAGATTTCTTGTCCTGTTTGCGATTCCATTTGTAAGCGCTTGACGAATCAACATGGACAACATTGTATTGTCGTATCTGCCAGAG ACCTGTTCATTCACTGGGACATTCTCCAAAAGCAGACACCAGGCATTTCCGAGCGGTCATTTCTCAAGTCTTTGGAgctgttttcaaagcaaaaaggAAGG GTGGGCACAGTAAATGTCACAGCATTTGCAACATGTTTTAGGGAGTGGAAGTACTGCCAGTTTGAGCTTGACAAAGAAAGACAAATTAACTGGATGGAGTGCCCAGCATGTTCAGACAAGCAGCATTCTGTACATGTGGATGGCAACATGAAACTGTATAGGTTTAAGTCTGCTGGGGT GAGTAAAAGAGAATGTTACTATGGTGAGATATTTGTTGCCTCAAATGCAAAAGTCGATAGTCATATTCACAAAGTTTACCAAGGTGTGAAGCATAAT AAGGAAATTCAGCAGAAGATGTGTGGTGATTCCAGCTGGCATGCTGCAGGAAACAccataaagaaaaagaaaaatctttgtGAAACTGGGCTTGAGATAGCTGGTTGCAGGCATGCTGTTGCTCAACATGCTGTGAATATGATGTATGGAGAAGTCTATGGATATGCTCACtacatgcaactcaactatttTTTGCCCAAGAATGTCCAATTCTTTTGGTATGATGTTGTATGTAAATATTGGCCATGGATCGGAAAGCACAATAAGGAAGTGACAGAGAAGATGAAACCTGCCCTATCTGTTATGCATGCCAAGGCCCATGCTTGGTATTGTCAG GTTTTGTGGGGAGGGAGGTGGCAAGTAGGAGCAGGCGCGACAACTGGAGAGGAGGTGGAACAGATAAACAGTCACTTTTCCCGCTTGGGTTCCTCCACAAAGCACATGCTACCTGAAG CAAGAGAAGAACTGCTTACTGAACACGCACTTCAGTGGAATAGAAGGAAAGTTGAGCGCCTGCCCCAATCTCTGGCAAAGCGCTACAAAAAG ATTCAGTTTGAGCTCAAGAAATTACAAAGTGACCTTGACGAAGAATTGAAGACCCTGAACCTACGCCCTAATGATGTGAACTTTGAGGTCTGGAAAAATGTCATACTCACCGTGGCAAAAG AGGAAGAAGCTGCGCGTACCAGAAAAGAGTGCATTTCATCAGCAGAACAGACATATCTATGTCATTTGGTGTCCCTAGAAAGCCTATCACCAAAGCAACAACTTCACTTCGAGTTAGCGGAACAGTTGTACGgtaaaaaagtaaaagaattaTCAGGGAAATCATGTGCAGACTTCGAGGCGGGGGAGCTTGTCCTCCAAGAAAAGGCCGTGAAGAATTTATGGAAGAAAATGGAGcattgccatttttcgataacACAGTTGTCTATGAACATGGGAAAACTAGCAG ACTCATCCAAACAGCGAACACGCCTCCGTTCCAAAATCTCCTCAGAGAGAGCCGATCTCGAAAGAACAATTTCCATTCACAATCGACTTGAAATTGGTCATCCTATTCGACTAGAAGACATTGAGAGTGGTGATTTTCCGTGGAAAAAAGATTCAGCAGACAGAG ttCCGATCAGAAAGAAGAGGCTACTCATAGATAAAGCAATGGATGTTGAACGACATAAAGAAGAATTAAAGATTCTGCGGCAGGAGATGATGGTCTTTATGAAGTTTTACAAAGACAAAATGCTTCCCTCTTTAGAAATGCAGCAAACGAATTTAATCACGTTGTCAAAAG AAGATCGATCCAGAAGcattgaaagaaaagttgaCATTGGA AGCAAGCGTTACTTTTCAGTATCAGTTGAGCAACAGGTTATTCAAGGAAAGATGGCTTTGGTTGCTGAAGGTATCGCTTTCGTCATGAAGCAGATCACCGCGGGCATAGTTGCCTTTGCCCCGGTCCTGAACTGTGACCTGACTGCATTTCGTGAAGTCCTTCTAACGCAACAACCTAGCGAAGTGGAGAGTGACGACGAAGAAATGGATGCTAACGATGTTGACGAGGAAGGGTACGAGTGTAATGGTGATGAAGATCATGACCTGTGTTCTGATGGCAGACCTCAGTCACCTGATATTGTTATCGATGCTATGGAGAAATTAACTGTTGACTGTATGGAACCCGTTTTAGCTGAGGAACTTCTTCCTGGTGTTTTCTGTTGGCGTCTCCCCAGTACGATAAGCCAGGGTACTTATAAAGGGCGCAATGGTAGCAACGCTTGCAGCCTAATATCATTGTTGATAGGCCACATCTTCTGCAAAACTAAAACCCAGCTGCCAACAAAACAAAGCGCCTTGCCAGATGACATCATTGCTGTTGTGTGTTGTTCCATGGAGCTCGGTAACCGAGTTTACGATCTCTGTAGAGACAATTTGCCCTCACGCTTCCTCTCGGTGCAAGAAGCTGCAAGTGTGCTGGAGACCTGGCTTAGTTGTACTGTTAGGAACGTATTGCCAGTCCGTTTACAGGATCCCCACGAGAAATCAACCATGTCCGGTCAACTGAAACTGGCCATGGCTTCGCATGATAGTTCAACTTCATTTCTAATAATAAACGAAAAGACGTCCTTCTTCTTAACAACCAGCAACGAGCAAGTTATGTACATAGATACACACAGTCACCCATCCTGTGGAGCTGTTGTGGTTCTCTCCACTTTACAGCAGCTTTCAAATTTCTGTAGGGCTATTTGGGATTTAGAAGGTTACAATGAAAAGACATTTGGAAACCTTGCCTTCGTTGATTTTTCACTGTAA
- the LOC136891954 gene encoding uncharacterized protein isoform X2 yields MPDSEMKLPGSSQPRRRRRKEKLPSIDTLISQSKAFLKNKRKARHLEFSTDPVSGHRSCKGTYSAEKRQKQGFESTTSVNLSSAHHQLEADYDGDLCCESPTVSSSDKNIDDLTTILMEAKDILSSQGDSVTKRTQNWAERANILNESWAESRAGLYKTILKTFAVKEGMTCMQCLKEPAVIRCNECFSVKYLCGSCDQHLHELLPFHDRDAVVNERYQPIPPTLSKNSCGEWITIGRQLPYAEISCPVCDSICKRLTNQHGQHCIVVSARGRFDLYHACYQCCNCNKELSTSNPFIISQLGFWPGSISDVTYIFHQDLFIHWDILQKQTPGISERSFLKSLELFSKQKGRVGTVNVTAFATCFREWKYCQFELDKERQINWMECPACSDKQHSVHVDGNMKLYRFKSAGVSKRECYYGEIFVASNAKVDSHIHKVYQGVKHNKEIQQKMCGDSSWHAAGNTIKKKKNLCETGLEIAGCRHAVAQHAVNMMYGEVYGYAHYMQLNYFLPKNVQFFWYDVVCKYWPWIGKHNKEVTEKMKPALSVMHAKAHAWYCQVLWGGRWQVGAGATTGEEVEQINSHFSRLGSSTKHMLPEAREELLTEHALQWNRRKVERLPQSLAKRYKKIQFELKKLQSDLDEELKTLNLRPNDVNFEVWKNVILTVAKEEEAARTRKECISSAEQTYLCHLVSLESLSPKQQLHFELAEQLYGKKVKELSGKSCADFEAGELVLQEKAVKNLWKKMEHCHFSITQLSMNMGKLADSSKQRTRLRSKISSERADLERTISIHNRLEIGHPIRLEDIESGDFPWKKDSADRVPIRKKRLLIDKAMDVERHKEELKILRQEMMVFMKFYKDKMLPSLEMQQTNLITLSKDRSRSIERKVDIGSKRYFSVSVEQQVIQGKMALVAEGIAFVMKQITAGIVAFAPVLNCDLTAFREVLLTQQPSEVESDDEEMDANDVDEEGYECNGDEDHDLCSDGRPQSPDIVIDAMEKLTVDCMEPVLAEELLPGVFCWRLPSTISQGTYKGRNGSNACSLISLLIGHIFCKTKTQLPTKQSALPDDIIAVVCCSMELGNRVYDLCRDNLPSRFLSVQEAASVLETWLSCTVRNVLPVRLQDPHEKSTMSGQLKLAMASHDSSTSFLIINEKTSFFLTTSNEQVMYIDTHSHPSCGAVVVLSTLQQLSNFCRAIWDLEGYNEKTFGNLAFVDFSL; encoded by the exons ATGCCAG ATTCTGAAATGAAACTGCCTGGCTCGTCGCAACCTCGACGAAGGCGTCGGAAAGAGAAGCTTCCCTCGATCGACACTCTCATCAGCCAGAGTAAAGCATTTTTAAAGAATAAAAGAAAAGCCAGGCACCTAGAATTCAGCACAGATCCTGTCTCTGGACACAGGAGCTGCAAGGGCACCTATTCGGCCGAAAAGAGACAAAAGCAAGGCTTTGAAAGTACTACCAGTGTGAATCTGTCAAGTGCTCATCATCAATTAG AGGCAGACTATGACGGAGATCTTTGCTGTGAATCCCCGACTGTGTCTTCATCAGATAAAA ATATTGACGATCTAACAACTATTTTGATGGAGGCAAAGGATATTTTGTCATCACAGGGAGACAGTGTGACAAAAAGAACTCAAAATTGGGCAGAAAGAGCAAACATTCTTAATGAAAGTTGGGCAGAGTCACGTGCTGGCCTTTataaaaccattttgaaaacgtttgCTGTTAAAGAAGGCATGACATGCATGCAGTGCCTTAAGGAACCAGCAGTAATAAGATGCAATGAGTGCTTTAGTGTGAAATACTTGTGTGGATCTTGTGACCAACATCTTCATGAGCTTCTTCCATTTCATGACAGAGATGCTGTAGTCAATGAACGCTATCAACCTATTCCACCCACCTTGTCAAAGAATAGTTGTGGGGAATGGATTACAATTG GTAGGCAGCTGCCATATGCTGAGATTTCTTGTCCTGTTTGCGATTCCATTTGTAAGCGCTTGACGAATCAACATGGACAACATTGTATTGTCGTATCTGCCAGAG GACGATTTGATTTGTACCATGCATGCTACCAGTGTTGTAATTGCAATAAAGAGTTATCTACATCCAACCCATTCATCATTAGTCAATTGGGATTCTGGCCAGGAAGCATTAGTGATGTGACTTACATTTTCCACCAAGACCTGTTCATTCACTGGGACATTCTCCAAAAGCAGACACCAGGCATTTCCGAGCGGTCATTTCTCAAGTCTTTGGAgctgttttcaaagcaaaaaggAAGG GTGGGCACAGTAAATGTCACAGCATTTGCAACATGTTTTAGGGAGTGGAAGTACTGCCAGTTTGAGCTTGACAAAGAAAGACAAATTAACTGGATGGAGTGCCCAGCATGTTCAGACAAGCAGCATTCTGTACATGTGGATGGCAACATGAAACTGTATAGGTTTAAGTCTGCTGGGGT GAGTAAAAGAGAATGTTACTATGGTGAGATATTTGTTGCCTCAAATGCAAAAGTCGATAGTCATATTCACAAAGTTTACCAAGGTGTGAAGCATAAT AAGGAAATTCAGCAGAAGATGTGTGGTGATTCCAGCTGGCATGCTGCAGGAAACAccataaagaaaaagaaaaatctttgtGAAACTGGGCTTGAGATAGCTGGTTGCAGGCATGCTGTTGCTCAACATGCTGTGAATATGATGTATGGAGAAGTCTATGGATATGCTCACtacatgcaactcaactatttTTTGCCCAAGAATGTCCAATTCTTTTGGTATGATGTTGTATGTAAATATTGGCCATGGATCGGAAAGCACAATAAGGAAGTGACAGAGAAGATGAAACCTGCCCTATCTGTTATGCATGCCAAGGCCCATGCTTGGTATTGTCAG GTTTTGTGGGGAGGGAGGTGGCAAGTAGGAGCAGGCGCGACAACTGGAGAGGAGGTGGAACAGATAAACAGTCACTTTTCCCGCTTGGGTTCCTCCACAAAGCACATGCTACCTGAAG CAAGAGAAGAACTGCTTACTGAACACGCACTTCAGTGGAATAGAAGGAAAGTTGAGCGCCTGCCCCAATCTCTGGCAAAGCGCTACAAAAAG ATTCAGTTTGAGCTCAAGAAATTACAAAGTGACCTTGACGAAGAATTGAAGACCCTGAACCTACGCCCTAATGATGTGAACTTTGAGGTCTGGAAAAATGTCATACTCACCGTGGCAAAAG AGGAAGAAGCTGCGCGTACCAGAAAAGAGTGCATTTCATCAGCAGAACAGACATATCTATGTCATTTGGTGTCCCTAGAAAGCCTATCACCAAAGCAACAACTTCACTTCGAGTTAGCGGAACAGTTGTACGgtaaaaaagtaaaagaattaTCAGGGAAATCATGTGCAGACTTCGAGGCGGGGGAGCTTGTCCTCCAAGAAAAGGCCGTGAAGAATTTATGGAAGAAAATGGAGcattgccatttttcgataacACAGTTGTCTATGAACATGGGAAAACTAGCAG ACTCATCCAAACAGCGAACACGCCTCCGTTCCAAAATCTCCTCAGAGAGAGCCGATCTCGAAAGAACAATTTCCATTCACAATCGACTTGAAATTGGTCATCCTATTCGACTAGAAGACATTGAGAGTGGTGATTTTCCGTGGAAAAAAGATTCAGCAGACAGAG ttCCGATCAGAAAGAAGAGGCTACTCATAGATAAAGCAATGGATGTTGAACGACATAAAGAAGAATTAAAGATTCTGCGGCAGGAGATGATGGTCTTTATGAAGTTTTACAAAGACAAAATGCTTCCCTCTTTAGAAATGCAGCAAACGAATTTAATCACGTTGTCAAAAG ATCGATCCAGAAGcattgaaagaaaagttgaCATTGGA AGCAAGCGTTACTTTTCAGTATCAGTTGAGCAACAGGTTATTCAAGGAAAGATGGCTTTGGTTGCTGAAGGTATCGCTTTCGTCATGAAGCAGATCACCGCGGGCATAGTTGCCTTTGCCCCGGTCCTGAACTGTGACCTGACTGCATTTCGTGAAGTCCTTCTAACGCAACAACCTAGCGAAGTGGAGAGTGACGACGAAGAAATGGATGCTAACGATGTTGACGAGGAAGGGTACGAGTGTAATGGTGATGAAGATCATGACCTGTGTTCTGATGGCAGACCTCAGTCACCTGATATTGTTATCGATGCTATGGAGAAATTAACTGTTGACTGTATGGAACCCGTTTTAGCTGAGGAACTTCTTCCTGGTGTTTTCTGTTGGCGTCTCCCCAGTACGATAAGCCAGGGTACTTATAAAGGGCGCAATGGTAGCAACGCTTGCAGCCTAATATCATTGTTGATAGGCCACATCTTCTGCAAAACTAAAACCCAGCTGCCAACAAAACAAAGCGCCTTGCCAGATGACATCATTGCTGTTGTGTGTTGTTCCATGGAGCTCGGTAACCGAGTTTACGATCTCTGTAGAGACAATTTGCCCTCACGCTTCCTCTCGGTGCAAGAAGCTGCAAGTGTGCTGGAGACCTGGCTTAGTTGTACTGTTAGGAACGTATTGCCAGTCCGTTTACAGGATCCCCACGAGAAATCAACCATGTCCGGTCAACTGAAACTGGCCATGGCTTCGCATGATAGTTCAACTTCATTTCTAATAATAAACGAAAAGACGTCCTTCTTCTTAACAACCAGCAACGAGCAAGTTATGTACATAGATACACACAGTCACCCATCCTGTGGAGCTGTTGTGGTTCTCTCCACTTTACAGCAGCTTTCAAATTTCTGTAGGGCTATTTGGGATTTAGAAGGTTACAATGAAAAGACATTTGGAAACCTTGCCTTCGTTGATTTTTCACTGTAA
- the LOC136891954 gene encoding uncharacterized protein isoform X1, giving the protein MPDSEMKLPGSSQPRRRRRKEKLPSIDTLISQSKAFLKNKRKARHLEFSTDPVSGHRSCKGTYSAEKRQKQGFESTTSVNLSSAHHQLEADYDGDLCCESPTVSSSDKNIDDLTTILMEAKDILSSQGDSVTKRTQNWAERANILNESWAESRAGLYKTILKTFAVKEGMTCMQCLKEPAVIRCNECFSVKYLCGSCDQHLHELLPFHDRDAVVNERYQPIPPTLSKNSCGEWITIGRQLPYAEISCPVCDSICKRLTNQHGQHCIVVSARGRFDLYHACYQCCNCNKELSTSNPFIISQLGFWPGSISDVTYIFHQDLFIHWDILQKQTPGISERSFLKSLELFSKQKGRVGTVNVTAFATCFREWKYCQFELDKERQINWMECPACSDKQHSVHVDGNMKLYRFKSAGVSKRECYYGEIFVASNAKVDSHIHKVYQGVKHNKEIQQKMCGDSSWHAAGNTIKKKKNLCETGLEIAGCRHAVAQHAVNMMYGEVYGYAHYMQLNYFLPKNVQFFWYDVVCKYWPWIGKHNKEVTEKMKPALSVMHAKAHAWYCQVLWGGRWQVGAGATTGEEVEQINSHFSRLGSSTKHMLPEAREELLTEHALQWNRRKVERLPQSLAKRYKKIQFELKKLQSDLDEELKTLNLRPNDVNFEVWKNVILTVAKEEEAARTRKECISSAEQTYLCHLVSLESLSPKQQLHFELAEQLYGKKVKELSGKSCADFEAGELVLQEKAVKNLWKKMEHCHFSITQLSMNMGKLADSSKQRTRLRSKISSERADLERTISIHNRLEIGHPIRLEDIESGDFPWKKDSADRVPIRKKRLLIDKAMDVERHKEELKILRQEMMVFMKFYKDKMLPSLEMQQTNLITLSKEDRSRSIERKVDIGSKRYFSVSVEQQVIQGKMALVAEGIAFVMKQITAGIVAFAPVLNCDLTAFREVLLTQQPSEVESDDEEMDANDVDEEGYECNGDEDHDLCSDGRPQSPDIVIDAMEKLTVDCMEPVLAEELLPGVFCWRLPSTISQGTYKGRNGSNACSLISLLIGHIFCKTKTQLPTKQSALPDDIIAVVCCSMELGNRVYDLCRDNLPSRFLSVQEAASVLETWLSCTVRNVLPVRLQDPHEKSTMSGQLKLAMASHDSSTSFLIINEKTSFFLTTSNEQVMYIDTHSHPSCGAVVVLSTLQQLSNFCRAIWDLEGYNEKTFGNLAFVDFSL; this is encoded by the exons ATGCCAG ATTCTGAAATGAAACTGCCTGGCTCGTCGCAACCTCGACGAAGGCGTCGGAAAGAGAAGCTTCCCTCGATCGACACTCTCATCAGCCAGAGTAAAGCATTTTTAAAGAATAAAAGAAAAGCCAGGCACCTAGAATTCAGCACAGATCCTGTCTCTGGACACAGGAGCTGCAAGGGCACCTATTCGGCCGAAAAGAGACAAAAGCAAGGCTTTGAAAGTACTACCAGTGTGAATCTGTCAAGTGCTCATCATCAATTAG AGGCAGACTATGACGGAGATCTTTGCTGTGAATCCCCGACTGTGTCTTCATCAGATAAAA ATATTGACGATCTAACAACTATTTTGATGGAGGCAAAGGATATTTTGTCATCACAGGGAGACAGTGTGACAAAAAGAACTCAAAATTGGGCAGAAAGAGCAAACATTCTTAATGAAAGTTGGGCAGAGTCACGTGCTGGCCTTTataaaaccattttgaaaacgtttgCTGTTAAAGAAGGCATGACATGCATGCAGTGCCTTAAGGAACCAGCAGTAATAAGATGCAATGAGTGCTTTAGTGTGAAATACTTGTGTGGATCTTGTGACCAACATCTTCATGAGCTTCTTCCATTTCATGACAGAGATGCTGTAGTCAATGAACGCTATCAACCTATTCCACCCACCTTGTCAAAGAATAGTTGTGGGGAATGGATTACAATTG GTAGGCAGCTGCCATATGCTGAGATTTCTTGTCCTGTTTGCGATTCCATTTGTAAGCGCTTGACGAATCAACATGGACAACATTGTATTGTCGTATCTGCCAGAG GACGATTTGATTTGTACCATGCATGCTACCAGTGTTGTAATTGCAATAAAGAGTTATCTACATCCAACCCATTCATCATTAGTCAATTGGGATTCTGGCCAGGAAGCATTAGTGATGTGACTTACATTTTCCACCAAGACCTGTTCATTCACTGGGACATTCTCCAAAAGCAGACACCAGGCATTTCCGAGCGGTCATTTCTCAAGTCTTTGGAgctgttttcaaagcaaaaaggAAGG GTGGGCACAGTAAATGTCACAGCATTTGCAACATGTTTTAGGGAGTGGAAGTACTGCCAGTTTGAGCTTGACAAAGAAAGACAAATTAACTGGATGGAGTGCCCAGCATGTTCAGACAAGCAGCATTCTGTACATGTGGATGGCAACATGAAACTGTATAGGTTTAAGTCTGCTGGGGT GAGTAAAAGAGAATGTTACTATGGTGAGATATTTGTTGCCTCAAATGCAAAAGTCGATAGTCATATTCACAAAGTTTACCAAGGTGTGAAGCATAAT AAGGAAATTCAGCAGAAGATGTGTGGTGATTCCAGCTGGCATGCTGCAGGAAACAccataaagaaaaagaaaaatctttgtGAAACTGGGCTTGAGATAGCTGGTTGCAGGCATGCTGTTGCTCAACATGCTGTGAATATGATGTATGGAGAAGTCTATGGATATGCTCACtacatgcaactcaactatttTTTGCCCAAGAATGTCCAATTCTTTTGGTATGATGTTGTATGTAAATATTGGCCATGGATCGGAAAGCACAATAAGGAAGTGACAGAGAAGATGAAACCTGCCCTATCTGTTATGCATGCCAAGGCCCATGCTTGGTATTGTCAG GTTTTGTGGGGAGGGAGGTGGCAAGTAGGAGCAGGCGCGACAACTGGAGAGGAGGTGGAACAGATAAACAGTCACTTTTCCCGCTTGGGTTCCTCCACAAAGCACATGCTACCTGAAG CAAGAGAAGAACTGCTTACTGAACACGCACTTCAGTGGAATAGAAGGAAAGTTGAGCGCCTGCCCCAATCTCTGGCAAAGCGCTACAAAAAG ATTCAGTTTGAGCTCAAGAAATTACAAAGTGACCTTGACGAAGAATTGAAGACCCTGAACCTACGCCCTAATGATGTGAACTTTGAGGTCTGGAAAAATGTCATACTCACCGTGGCAAAAG AGGAAGAAGCTGCGCGTACCAGAAAAGAGTGCATTTCATCAGCAGAACAGACATATCTATGTCATTTGGTGTCCCTAGAAAGCCTATCACCAAAGCAACAACTTCACTTCGAGTTAGCGGAACAGTTGTACGgtaaaaaagtaaaagaattaTCAGGGAAATCATGTGCAGACTTCGAGGCGGGGGAGCTTGTCCTCCAAGAAAAGGCCGTGAAGAATTTATGGAAGAAAATGGAGcattgccatttttcgataacACAGTTGTCTATGAACATGGGAAAACTAGCAG ACTCATCCAAACAGCGAACACGCCTCCGTTCCAAAATCTCCTCAGAGAGAGCCGATCTCGAAAGAACAATTTCCATTCACAATCGACTTGAAATTGGTCATCCTATTCGACTAGAAGACATTGAGAGTGGTGATTTTCCGTGGAAAAAAGATTCAGCAGACAGAG ttCCGATCAGAAAGAAGAGGCTACTCATAGATAAAGCAATGGATGTTGAACGACATAAAGAAGAATTAAAGATTCTGCGGCAGGAGATGATGGTCTTTATGAAGTTTTACAAAGACAAAATGCTTCCCTCTTTAGAAATGCAGCAAACGAATTTAATCACGTTGTCAAAAG AAGATCGATCCAGAAGcattgaaagaaaagttgaCATTGGA AGCAAGCGTTACTTTTCAGTATCAGTTGAGCAACAGGTTATTCAAGGAAAGATGGCTTTGGTTGCTGAAGGTATCGCTTTCGTCATGAAGCAGATCACCGCGGGCATAGTTGCCTTTGCCCCGGTCCTGAACTGTGACCTGACTGCATTTCGTGAAGTCCTTCTAACGCAACAACCTAGCGAAGTGGAGAGTGACGACGAAGAAATGGATGCTAACGATGTTGACGAGGAAGGGTACGAGTGTAATGGTGATGAAGATCATGACCTGTGTTCTGATGGCAGACCTCAGTCACCTGATATTGTTATCGATGCTATGGAGAAATTAACTGTTGACTGTATGGAACCCGTTTTAGCTGAGGAACTTCTTCCTGGTGTTTTCTGTTGGCGTCTCCCCAGTACGATAAGCCAGGGTACTTATAAAGGGCGCAATGGTAGCAACGCTTGCAGCCTAATATCATTGTTGATAGGCCACATCTTCTGCAAAACTAAAACCCAGCTGCCAACAAAACAAAGCGCCTTGCCAGATGACATCATTGCTGTTGTGTGTTGTTCCATGGAGCTCGGTAACCGAGTTTACGATCTCTGTAGAGACAATTTGCCCTCACGCTTCCTCTCGGTGCAAGAAGCTGCAAGTGTGCTGGAGACCTGGCTTAGTTGTACTGTTAGGAACGTATTGCCAGTCCGTTTACAGGATCCCCACGAGAAATCAACCATGTCCGGTCAACTGAAACTGGCCATGGCTTCGCATGATAGTTCAACTTCATTTCTAATAATAAACGAAAAGACGTCCTTCTTCTTAACAACCAGCAACGAGCAAGTTATGTACATAGATACACACAGTCACCCATCCTGTGGAGCTGTTGTGGTTCTCTCCACTTTACAGCAGCTTTCAAATTTCTGTAGGGCTATTTGGGATTTAGAAGGTTACAATGAAAAGACATTTGGAAACCTTGCCTTCGTTGATTTTTCACTGTAA